Proteins encoded in a region of the Isosphaeraceae bacterium EP7 genome:
- a CDS encoding class I SAM-dependent methyltransferase, whose amino-acid sequence MSSEAPPHLEVQILCPACRTPLQATTPQSWTCDGCSATYRGLRGIPDLRIEDDVYLDNEADWAIAEALDAEFDRHDFDGLLARFFELSGDVPEADRSRYARHIRTAPGRVGGWIGPLGEVGEGAGLDLGCGSGSFLASAQATGRTWVGVDIAMRWLLVARKRLDEGGLHRARLVCGGSERLPFADGQFAALVSGDVIEHVRDQAATIGETFRVLKPGGRAMFATPNRFSLGAEPHVGVFGVGYLPRAWMGWYVRVWTGRDYRAIRNLGAGEFSQLLKSSPFGGGSILAPLLPAADLAHFSPLKRRLGQLYNRLASTWAGQWLARRIGPILHAVVERPSPPVQSSILPTRPGSRGRAAGA is encoded by the coding sequence GTGAGCTCGGAAGCTCCGCCACACCTCGAAGTCCAAATCCTCTGCCCGGCCTGCCGAACCCCGCTGCAAGCCACGACACCCCAGTCCTGGACGTGCGACGGATGCTCGGCGACGTACCGCGGCCTTCGGGGCATCCCGGATTTACGCATCGAGGACGACGTCTACCTCGACAACGAAGCCGACTGGGCCATCGCCGAAGCCCTGGATGCCGAGTTCGACCGCCACGACTTCGACGGCCTGCTCGCCCGATTCTTCGAGCTCTCAGGTGACGTGCCCGAGGCCGATCGATCCCGCTACGCCCGGCACATCAGGACGGCGCCGGGCAGGGTCGGCGGCTGGATCGGTCCTCTGGGCGAGGTCGGCGAGGGGGCGGGCCTCGATCTGGGTTGCGGAAGCGGCTCGTTCCTGGCGTCCGCTCAGGCAACGGGTCGAACCTGGGTGGGGGTGGACATCGCGATGCGTTGGCTGCTCGTCGCTCGCAAGCGTCTCGACGAGGGGGGACTCCATCGGGCCAGGCTCGTCTGCGGCGGCTCGGAGCGGCTCCCGTTCGCCGACGGCCAGTTCGCGGCGCTCGTCTCGGGCGACGTGATCGAACACGTCCGCGACCAGGCTGCCACGATCGGGGAGACCTTCCGAGTGCTGAAGCCTGGAGGCCGGGCGATGTTCGCCACCCCTAACCGCTTCAGTCTCGGGGCCGAACCGCATGTCGGGGTCTTCGGGGTCGGTTATCTGCCGCGGGCCTGGATGGGCTGGTATGTCAGGGTATGGACCGGTCGGGATTACCGGGCGATCCGCAACCTCGGGGCGGGGGAGTTCAGCCAGCTTCTCAAATCCAGCCCGTTCGGCGGGGGCTCGATCTTGGCCCCACTCCTACCGGCCGCCGACCTCGCCCACTTCAGCCCGCTGAAACGCCGCCTGGGCCAGTTGTACAACCGCCTGGCCTCGACCTGGGCTGGCCAGTGGCTCGCAAGGCGGATCGGGCCGATCCTGCACGCGGTCGTCGAGCGGCCGAGCCCGCCAGTCCAATCGTCCATCCTGCCCACTCGCCCAGGCTCCAGAGGGCGAGCAGCAGGAGCGTGA
- a CDS encoding Rrf2 family transcriptional regulator — protein sequence MRISAKAEYACLAVLALARRREDQPPLRIREISESHAIPERYLVQILLQLKGAGLVVSTRGAAGGYRLARPAELMTLGQVLSAIDGPDLAQREREEGDGPSARSLAAVWAAIRAAERSVLDSTSIAQLAAPPSPPDWVI from the coding sequence ATGCGGATCTCCGCCAAGGCTGAGTACGCCTGTCTGGCCGTGCTGGCGCTGGCCAGACGACGCGAGGATCAGCCGCCCCTGCGCATCCGGGAGATTTCCGAGTCGCACGCGATTCCCGAGCGCTATCTCGTGCAAATCCTGCTGCAATTGAAGGGGGCCGGCTTGGTGGTCAGCACCCGGGGAGCCGCCGGCGGCTATCGCCTGGCCAGGCCCGCCGAGCTAATGACCCTGGGGCAAGTCCTCTCGGCCATCGACGGCCCGGACCTGGCCCAGCGAGAGCGCGAGGAAGGGGATGGCCCGTCCGCCCGATCCCTGGCCGCCGTCTGGGCCGCGATCCGCGCCGCGGAACGGTCGGTGCTCGACTCCACATCGATCGCCCAATTGGCCGCGCCTCCGTCTCCCCCTGATTGGGTCATCTAA
- a CDS encoding DUF1501 domain-containing protein, producing MIGLGDRTFGNCSGVSRRQFLKVGTLGIGGLALPDLLRAKAAFAAGSAARPKTEDISVILIWLDGGPPQHETYDPKPDAPIEFRGPLKAMPTKVPGIHLSELLPLHAAQMDKIALIRSMAHSNGDHFAAAHWMLTGYLGSNSANLAAQYPSIGSVISKVKGTRRPGMPAYVGLPNTHSVGLAPGYHGGAYLGVGYNPFNADGDPNNPDYRVPNLDLLSGVDSPRLDDRRGLLNSFDTMRRDADGSGLMEGLDGFQREAFDMVTGPAARAAFDLSKEDPRLRDRYGRHLWGQSALLGRRLVEAGVRFVTLTYGGWDWHANLDKGMHDVLPVLDHAVGTLISDLDRRGMLDTTMVLVMGEFGRTPRINKGLPQDPTPGRDHWGDVMSVLVAGGGVPGGQTIGASNARGEVPKDRPLRPQDLSASIYRKLGIDTELAFPNRAGRPITLGSDGLFIPEMG from the coding sequence ATGATCGGACTCGGCGATCGTACGTTCGGGAATTGCAGCGGCGTCTCGCGTCGACAGTTCCTCAAGGTGGGGACGCTCGGCATCGGAGGCCTGGCCCTGCCCGATTTGCTGCGAGCCAAGGCGGCGTTCGCGGCGGGCTCCGCGGCCAGGCCCAAGACCGAGGACATCTCGGTCATCCTCATCTGGCTCGACGGCGGGCCGCCGCAGCACGAGACCTACGATCCCAAGCCCGATGCGCCGATCGAATTCCGCGGCCCCCTGAAGGCGATGCCCACCAAGGTGCCGGGCATCCACCTCTCCGAATTATTGCCTCTGCATGCGGCGCAGATGGATAAGATCGCCCTGATCCGGTCGATGGCCCACTCCAATGGCGATCACTTCGCCGCCGCCCACTGGATGCTGACGGGCTACCTCGGCTCGAACTCGGCGAACCTGGCGGCGCAGTACCCCTCGATCGGTTCGGTGATCTCCAAGGTCAAGGGGACTCGGCGTCCGGGCATGCCGGCGTATGTCGGGCTGCCGAACACGCACTCGGTGGGCCTGGCCCCGGGCTATCACGGAGGGGCCTACCTTGGGGTTGGCTACAATCCGTTCAACGCCGACGGCGACCCCAACAACCCCGATTACCGGGTGCCCAACCTCGACCTGTTGAGCGGTGTTGACTCGCCCCGGCTGGACGACCGCAGGGGCCTGCTCAACTCCTTCGACACGATGCGTCGCGATGCCGACGGGTCGGGCCTGATGGAAGGGCTCGACGGTTTCCAGCGCGAAGCCTTCGATATGGTGACCGGTCCCGCCGCGCGGGCTGCGTTCGACCTGTCTAAGGAAGACCCTCGGCTCCGCGATCGCTACGGACGCCACCTCTGGGGGCAGAGTGCCCTGCTCGGCCGCAGGCTGGTCGAGGCCGGCGTCCGCTTTGTCACGCTCACGTATGGCGGCTGGGATTGGCACGCAAACCTTGATAAGGGGATGCACGACGTCCTCCCCGTCCTGGATCATGCGGTCGGGACGCTCATTTCCGACCTCGACCGGCGCGGGATGCTCGACACGACGATGGTGCTCGTGATGGGCGAGTTCGGACGGACTCCCCGGATCAACAAGGGGTTGCCGCAGGACCCTACTCCCGGCCGCGACCATTGGGGCGACGTCATGAGCGTGCTCGTCGCCGGCGGGGGCGTGCCGGGCGGCCAGACGATCGGGGCCTCGAATGCCCGAGGCGAGGTCCCGAAGGACCGCCCATTGCGACCGCAAGACCTGTCCGCCTCGATTTACCGGAAGCTCGGGATCGACACCGAGCTGGCCTTCCCCAACCGGGCCGGCCGCCCCATCACGCTCGGATCCGACGGTCTGTTCATCCCCGAGATGGGCTGA
- a CDS encoding phosphoadenylyl-sulfate reductase: MAIEVVSRVNLESAAQQLAGASPQDVLRWAVETYSSRLTMATAFGPEGCIILHMLSEIDPTVRVFNLDTGYQFAETLQLRDKIAARYGIEVELVGADDSVAEYEAKNGGPLYVTNSDQCCNDRKLVPLRRAVAGYDAWISAIRAEQSAHRAKTSVVGWDKKFELAKINPLLNWTKRDVWAFIVTHDVPYNPLHDQGYPSIGCWPCTRAVGSGETDERAGRWAGQAKTECGLHSLDSSQL; the protein is encoded by the coding sequence ATGGCCATCGAAGTCGTCTCTCGCGTCAATCTGGAATCGGCAGCACAGCAACTAGCCGGGGCCTCGCCCCAGGACGTGTTGCGATGGGCTGTGGAGACCTATTCCTCCAGGCTGACGATGGCGACGGCGTTCGGACCCGAGGGATGTATCATCCTGCACATGCTCTCGGAGATCGATCCGACGGTGCGGGTCTTCAACCTCGACACCGGCTATCAGTTCGCCGAGACCTTGCAGCTACGCGACAAGATCGCGGCCCGGTACGGGATCGAGGTCGAGCTGGTCGGGGCCGATGATTCGGTGGCCGAGTACGAGGCGAAGAACGGCGGGCCGTTGTACGTGACCAATTCCGACCAGTGCTGCAACGACCGCAAGCTCGTGCCGCTGCGGCGGGCCGTGGCCGGGTACGACGCCTGGATCTCGGCCATCCGGGCCGAGCAGTCGGCGCACCGGGCCAAAACGAGCGTCGTCGGCTGGGACAAGAAGTTCGAGCTGGCCAAGATCAATCCGCTCCTGAACTGGACGAAACGCGACGTCTGGGCGTTCATCGTGACCCACGACGTGCCGTACAACCCGTTGCACGACCAGGGTTACCCGTCGATTGGTTGCTGGCCCTGCACGAGGGCGGTCGGCTCGGGCGAGACCGATGAACGGGCTGGCCGCTGGGCCGGACAGGCCAAGACCGAATGCGGGCTGCATTCCCTGGACAGCAGCCAACTCTGA
- a CDS encoding sugar phosphate isomerase/epimerase family protein, translated as MLQLGTITYNIAKDWDLPTLLTKLAVLKYEGVELRTTHKHGVEVSLTPAQRAEVRKRFDDSPVKLAGLGSAFEYQATDPAEVKKNVEGTKEYVRLAHDIGSPGVKVRPNGIPRGADLDATLRQIGRALHEVGEDADGFGVQIRVEVHGAVTQDLGNLAKIIDYADHPNVYVCWNSNPTDLKDGSIRETFKLVAPKIREVHLRDLTDEAYPWRDLFALLNQAGYDGFTLAEIPGSSDPERVLAYFRSLWLAYQPRVDGQ; from the coding sequence ATGCTCCAACTCGGGACGATCACCTACAATATCGCCAAGGATTGGGACCTGCCGACGCTCCTGACCAAGCTGGCGGTCCTGAAGTACGAAGGGGTCGAACTTCGGACGACCCATAAACACGGCGTTGAGGTCTCCCTCACGCCCGCTCAACGCGCCGAGGTTCGCAAGCGGTTCGACGACAGCCCGGTGAAGCTGGCGGGCCTCGGTAGCGCGTTCGAGTATCAGGCGACTGATCCCGCCGAGGTCAAGAAGAATGTCGAGGGGACCAAGGAGTACGTTCGCCTGGCCCACGACATCGGCTCGCCTGGCGTGAAGGTCCGGCCCAACGGAATCCCGCGTGGGGCCGACCTGGACGCGACCCTGCGGCAGATCGGCCGGGCCTTACATGAGGTGGGCGAGGATGCCGACGGGTTCGGTGTCCAGATTCGCGTCGAGGTGCACGGGGCCGTGACTCAGGATCTTGGCAACCTCGCCAAGATCATCGACTACGCCGACCATCCCAATGTCTACGTCTGCTGGAATTCCAACCCGACCGACTTGAAGGATGGCTCGATCCGCGAGACGTTCAAGCTGGTGGCCCCCAAGATCCGTGAGGTCCACCTGCGGGACCTGACCGACGAGGCCTATCCCTGGCGTGACCTGTTCGCCCTGCTGAACCAGGCGGGCTATGACGGGTTCACGCTCGCGGAGATCCCCGGGAGCTCTGACCCCGAGCGCGTCCTGGCGTACTTCCGCTCACTCTGGCTGGCCTATCAGCCGCGTGTCGACGGGCAGTGA
- a CDS encoding HU family DNA-binding protein, with product MAKKAAPKAAESKAAPAPAPAPAEKPAKSAPRVKAATKGEVYTKLAEKTGLSKKEITSVFDAMSELITAQLGKKGPGLFVLPGLLKLKIVNKPATKAKQGVNPFTKEPMTIKAKPARRAIKALPLKALKDLV from the coding sequence ATGGCCAAGAAAGCCGCGCCCAAGGCCGCCGAATCCAAAGCCGCCCCGGCCCCCGCCCCGGCCCCCGCGGAAAAGCCCGCCAAGTCCGCCCCGCGCGTCAAAGCCGCGACCAAGGGCGAGGTCTACACGAAGCTCGCCGAGAAGACCGGCCTGAGCAAGAAGGAAATCACCAGCGTCTTCGACGCCATGAGCGAGCTGATCACCGCCCAGCTTGGCAAGAAGGGCCCCGGCCTCTTCGTCCTGCCCGGCTTGCTCAAGCTGAAGATCGTCAACAAGCCCGCCACCAAGGCCAAGCAGGGCGTCAACCCGTTCACCAAGGAGCCGATGACCATCAAGGCCAAGCCCGCCCGCCGCGCGATCAAGGCTCTGCCCTTGAAGGCGCTGAAGGACCTGGTCTGA
- a CDS encoding DPP IV N-terminal domain-containing protein, producing the protein MNARLIALASAWAWVGLASVAAAQAPPRPAQEPEMHRVEPIEAARRPFPGVAMPDSFGFTPDGKSLTYLKPEGASLAKVLWKVDLAGGKPRVIARAPGEGVSERTVSPEEALRRERQRQTATGLAQVVRASAADATLIPINGDLYLQRGEGELTRLTSTPSPELDPKLDAAATRVAFVREGDLYVLDLATLAETRLTTRAADGLTHGLAEFIAQEELDRFSGYWWSPDGKTIAYQETDERHIPPYPIVHQGGTEVSVETHRYPFPGKANARVKLGIVGAGGGSTRWLELVVPTEDFYLARVTWESPLSLLVQTLSRDQKQTILARHRLDDGSRQVLIEERAEHWINLHDDLRIVEGTGELLWSTERSGFRHLELRDKNGKLVRTLTEGDWAVDPTATHAGSRGVVALDSARREAWFQGNRESPLESHLYRVSLDGGPVECMTNDAGTHAAAVSPDGEHRVVVSSDRSHPPVARLLDRAGAVRAELGRGDSDSRIAAMNLPAPELLEFRGRDGVRLFGAYYAPRSEALRSGAGVPVVVMLYGGPHVQTVTDSWTLTADMKAQLLASEGFAVWKMDNRGSSRRGVVFEAALSRDMGSVEVRDQVDGVAFLKTIKPEVDLSRVGVTGSSYGGYMTLRCLTEAPEVFQAGVANAPVTDWDGYDTGYTERYMGTPQENPAGYKASTVLTRVDRLRGSLLVIHGMLDENVHFRHTARLTTALIAAGKSFELIPLPEDRHSSRRESGRKYELDRTVEFFRRTLAGTKDAGAK; encoded by the coding sequence TTGAATGCCCGCTTGATCGCGCTGGCCTCCGCCTGGGCCTGGGTCGGATTGGCTTCGGTCGCCGCGGCGCAGGCGCCGCCCCGTCCCGCACAGGAGCCCGAGATGCATCGAGTCGAGCCCATCGAGGCGGCCCGCAGGCCGTTCCCGGGGGTCGCGATGCCCGACTCCTTCGGCTTCACCCCCGACGGAAAGTCGCTGACCTATCTGAAGCCCGAAGGGGCGAGCCTGGCCAAGGTCCTCTGGAAAGTCGACCTGGCCGGCGGCAAGCCGCGGGTCATCGCCCGGGCCCCCGGCGAGGGGGTGTCCGAGCGAACCGTCTCGCCCGAGGAGGCGCTGAGACGCGAGCGGCAACGGCAGACGGCGACGGGGCTGGCCCAGGTCGTCCGCGCGAGCGCCGCCGATGCGACCCTCATCCCGATCAACGGCGACCTCTATCTCCAGAGAGGGGAAGGGGAGCTGACTCGCCTGACGAGCACGCCCAGCCCGGAACTCGACCCAAAGCTCGACGCCGCGGCCACGCGCGTCGCGTTTGTCCGCGAGGGCGACCTCTACGTCCTCGATCTGGCGACCCTGGCCGAGACCCGCCTGACCACGAGGGCGGCGGATGGCCTGACCCACGGCCTGGCCGAGTTCATCGCGCAGGAGGAGCTGGATCGGTTCAGCGGCTACTGGTGGTCGCCCGACGGCAAGACGATCGCCTATCAGGAGACAGACGAGCGGCACATCCCGCCTTATCCGATCGTTCATCAGGGAGGCACCGAGGTCTCGGTCGAGACGCACCGCTACCCGTTCCCAGGCAAGGCCAACGCAAGGGTCAAGCTTGGCATCGTGGGGGCCGGCGGCGGGTCGACTCGCTGGCTGGAGTTGGTGGTCCCGACCGAAGATTTCTACCTCGCCCGGGTGACCTGGGAGTCGCCGCTGAGCCTGCTCGTGCAGACCCTCTCGCGTGACCAGAAACAGACGATCCTGGCCCGCCATCGTCTCGACGACGGATCGAGGCAGGTGCTTATCGAGGAGCGGGCCGAACACTGGATCAATCTGCACGACGATCTGCGCATCGTCGAGGGGACCGGCGAGCTGCTCTGGTCCACCGAGCGCAGCGGCTTCCGCCACCTGGAGTTGCGTGACAAGAATGGCAAGCTCGTGCGGACCCTCACCGAGGGGGACTGGGCCGTCGACCCGACCGCGACGCATGCCGGGTCGCGCGGCGTTGTGGCCCTCGACTCGGCTCGACGTGAGGCCTGGTTCCAGGGCAATCGCGAGTCGCCCCTGGAGTCGCACCTGTACCGGGTCTCGCTCGATGGCGGTCCCGTCGAATGCATGACCAATGATGCAGGAACGCACGCCGCGGCGGTCTCCCCCGACGGCGAGCACCGCGTTGTGGTCTCCTCGGACCGCAGCCACCCTCCGGTCGCCCGACTACTTGATCGGGCGGGTGCGGTCCGTGCCGAGCTTGGTCGCGGCGACTCCGATTCCAGGATCGCCGCGATGAATCTTCCAGCCCCGGAGCTTCTCGAGTTCCGTGGGCGGGATGGTGTTCGCCTGTTCGGGGCCTATTACGCTCCGAGGTCCGAGGCGTTACGCTCAGGCGCGGGTGTCCCGGTGGTCGTGATGCTCTACGGCGGCCCGCACGTCCAGACCGTGACTGACTCTTGGACGCTGACGGCCGATATGAAGGCCCAACTCCTCGCGAGCGAAGGTTTCGCCGTCTGGAAGATGGACAATCGCGGGTCATCACGCCGAGGGGTCGTGTTCGAGGCTGCCCTCTCGCGCGACATGGGTTCCGTCGAGGTCCGGGACCAGGTCGACGGCGTCGCGTTCCTCAAGACGATCAAGCCAGAGGTCGATCTGTCGCGCGTCGGTGTGACGGGTTCCAGTTATGGCGGCTACATGACTCTCCGATGCCTGACGGAGGCCCCCGAGGTCTTCCAGGCCGGGGTGGCCAATGCGCCGGTCACGGACTGGGACGGTTATGACACCGGCTACACCGAGCGATACATGGGTACGCCTCAGGAGAATCCCGCCGGCTACAAAGCGTCGACGGTCCTGACCCGCGTCGATCGGCTGCGGGGGTCGCTGCTCGTCATCCACGGCATGCTCGACGAGAACGTCCACTTCCGCCACACGGCCAGGCTGACCACAGCGTTGATCGCCGCCGGCAAGTCGTTCGAGCTCATCCCGCTGCCCGAAGATCGCCACTCATCGAGGCGCGAGAGCGGTCGGAAATACGAGCTGGACAGGACGGTCGAGTTCTTCCGACGGACCCTTGCCGGGACGAAGGATGCGGGGGCGAAGTGA
- a CDS encoding bifunctional sulfate adenylyltransferase/adenylylsulfate kinase, translated as MADSRSLPISGTAIPATGLNSPYGGKLVNLIVSDARAGEMKATAKDFATLTLDERTLCDLELLAIGGFSPLTGFLGKADYDRVVAEARLADGTLWPLPVTLPVEPGDGVEVGKTLALRDVYGNLLAFLHIEEIYAYDKAVEARGAYGTNDSRHPSVAYLDRSADHYAAGRLEVIRVPPHFDFVDLRLTPSKLREHFESLGWKKVVAFQTSEPLHRAHEELTKRAAKQIGGGLLIHPVVGMTKPGDVDHYTRIRCYRALVDTAYTPGSVVLSLLPLAVRMAGPREALQHAIIRRNYGCTDFIVGRDHAGPGADSKGKPFYGPDEAREAMARYKDEIGMGIVDVKPMVYLPDEDRYSAVDEVPDGAKTAGLSGTQVRDDYLAKGIPLPEWFSRPAVAAILNEASPPRFRQGLTIWFTGLSGSGKSTVAHALVERLAEFGRNVSFLDGDEIRTHLSKGLGFSKEDRDANINRVGYVAGLVASHGGTTLCSVISPYRHTRDNARKLSKGNFVEVFCDTPIEVCEKRDVKGLYAKARAGEIKGFTGVDDPYEAPLNAEVTIDTSTLGAKECADVIIDKLLELGYILPHGHIA; from the coding sequence TTGGCGGATTCAAGGAGCCTTCCCATTTCCGGCACAGCGATCCCGGCCACCGGACTGAACTCCCCGTATGGTGGCAAGCTCGTCAACCTGATCGTCTCCGATGCCCGCGCCGGCGAGATGAAGGCCACCGCGAAAGATTTCGCAACCCTGACGCTCGACGAGCGTACCCTGTGCGACCTGGAACTGCTGGCCATCGGAGGGTTCAGTCCCCTGACCGGCTTTCTCGGCAAGGCCGATTACGATCGCGTGGTTGCCGAGGCTCGGCTGGCCGACGGCACCCTCTGGCCGCTGCCGGTGACCCTGCCGGTCGAGCCCGGCGACGGCGTCGAGGTGGGCAAGACCCTCGCGCTCAGAGACGTCTACGGCAACCTCCTCGCGTTCCTCCACATCGAGGAAATCTACGCTTACGACAAGGCGGTCGAGGCCAGAGGCGCGTACGGCACCAATGACTCCAGGCACCCGTCTGTCGCCTACCTCGACCGGTCGGCCGACCATTACGCGGCGGGCCGCCTGGAAGTCATCCGCGTCCCGCCGCACTTCGACTTCGTCGACCTACGCCTGACCCCCTCGAAGCTTCGCGAGCACTTCGAGAGCCTCGGCTGGAAGAAGGTCGTCGCCTTCCAGACCAGCGAACCGCTACACAGGGCTCACGAAGAGCTGACCAAGCGAGCCGCGAAGCAGATCGGCGGCGGTCTCCTGATTCACCCGGTCGTCGGCATGACCAAGCCCGGCGATGTGGATCATTACACTCGCATCCGCTGCTATCGCGCGCTGGTGGATACCGCCTACACGCCCGGTTCCGTGGTGCTCAGCCTGCTGCCGCTGGCGGTGCGCATGGCCGGCCCGCGCGAGGCTCTGCAGCACGCGATTATCCGCCGCAACTATGGCTGCACCGACTTCATCGTCGGACGCGACCACGCCGGCCCGGGTGCCGACAGCAAGGGCAAGCCTTTCTACGGTCCCGATGAGGCCCGTGAGGCGATGGCCAGGTACAAAGACGAGATCGGCATGGGCATCGTCGACGTCAAGCCGATGGTCTATCTGCCCGACGAAGACCGCTACAGCGCCGTCGACGAGGTCCCCGATGGGGCGAAGACCGCCGGGCTCTCCGGCACCCAGGTGCGCGACGACTACCTGGCCAAGGGCATCCCTCTGCCCGAGTGGTTCAGCCGCCCGGCCGTCGCCGCGATCCTGAACGAAGCCAGTCCGCCCAGGTTCCGACAGGGATTGACGATCTGGTTCACCGGCCTGTCCGGGTCGGGCAAGAGCACCGTCGCCCACGCCCTGGTCGAGCGTCTGGCCGAGTTCGGCCGCAACGTCTCGTTCCTCGACGGCGACGAGATCCGCACGCACCTTTCGAAGGGCCTCGGCTTCAGCAAGGAAGACCGCGACGCGAACATCAACCGCGTCGGCTACGTGGCTGGCCTCGTCGCTTCCCATGGCGGGACGACCCTCTGCTCGGTCATCAGCCCCTACCGCCACACCCGGGACAATGCCCGCAAGCTGTCGAAGGGAAACTTCGTCGAGGTCTTCTGCGACACGCCGATTGAGGTCTGCGAGAAGCGTGACGTCAAAGGCCTGTACGCCAAGGCCCGCGCCGGCGAGATCAAGGGCTTCACGGGCGTCGATGATCCCTACGAAGCACCACTCAACGCCGAGGTCACGATCGACACGAGCACGCTCGGCGCCAAGGAGTGCGCCGACGTGATCATCGACAAGCTCCTCGAATTGGGCTACATCCTGCCGCACGGCCACATCGCCTGA
- a CDS encoding glycosyltransferase → MPQATTISAAPRLSVIIAAVNGWDLLGPTLEALDGQPERASIEIIVVAKFADQVREPLAAGPWPVRLIEGTAGATIPALRHQGVVASRADVVAILEDHVRVGPDWAGGMLDAHASGAWGAVGGAVENGREGLVNWAAFLCEYAKYMGPRADEATDDLPGNNISYQRSHLLRHAHLLAEGKWESWINDQLRADGIPLRGSSRAEVRHIKPFKLAHFLVQRFHFCRSYAGMRRPDQSWARRLIYGAGSTALPALLTLRLVRTVLEKGRHRLKLAAALPLIAVFFAVGATGEMLGYLIGPGRSLELVE, encoded by the coding sequence ATGCCCCAGGCGACAACGATCTCCGCCGCCCCACGCCTCTCGGTCATCATCGCCGCGGTCAACGGCTGGGACCTGCTGGGGCCGACGCTCGAAGCCCTGGATGGCCAGCCGGAGCGAGCCTCGATCGAGATCATCGTCGTGGCGAAGTTCGCCGACCAGGTCCGCGAGCCCCTGGCCGCGGGGCCCTGGCCGGTCAGGCTCATCGAGGGAACGGCCGGCGCCACGATCCCGGCGCTGCGGCATCAAGGGGTTGTCGCTAGCCGGGCCGATGTCGTGGCCATCCTCGAGGACCACGTCCGGGTCGGTCCCGACTGGGCCGGCGGGATGCTCGATGCCCATGCCAGCGGAGCATGGGGAGCCGTGGGCGGGGCGGTCGAAAACGGCCGGGAAGGGCTGGTCAACTGGGCCGCATTCCTCTGCGAATACGCCAAATATATGGGCCCTCGGGCCGACGAGGCGACCGACGACCTTCCAGGTAACAATATCTCTTATCAACGTTCCCACCTCCTGCGGCATGCCCACCTGCTGGCCGAGGGGAAGTGGGAATCCTGGATCAACGACCAGCTGCGTGCCGACGGCATCCCCCTCCGGGGCTCGAGCCGGGCCGAGGTCCGCCACATCAAGCCTTTCAAACTGGCACACTTCCTCGTCCAGCGGTTCCACTTCTGCCGATCGTATGCCGGGATGCGTCGGCCCGACCAATCTTGGGCCCGCCGACTGATCTACGGAGCCGGCTCGACCGCCCTGCCTGCCCTGCTCACGCTGAGGCTGGTCCGGACGGTCCTGGAGAAGGGCCGACACCGTCTGAAGCTGGCGGCCGCTCTACCGCTGATCGCCGTCTTTTTCGCGGTCGGGGCGACGGGCGAGATGCTCGGATACTTGATCGGGCCGGGGCGAAGCCTCGAACTGGTCGAATGA
- a CDS encoding YdjY domain-containing protein: MTLTLLLAAVLAQAGGQEPAKDAFQPEPGWKSLGTNLWFDPAARRVVVRARVALREGPLEHLLCLKGTKEHESVLATDAPARAIHAAILLTGAEKGSTVRFRPAFVPPKGTPMAIELSWVEDGKSKTANARSWIKDLKSGGTLETDWVFTGSELWQDPDSKRMIYGADDGDLITVVNFPSSLLDLPFASSDQDANRTFEANTAAIPKEGTFVLMFLKPRDIKPANSKKARPTP; the protein is encoded by the coding sequence ATGACGTTGACACTGCTGCTGGCAGCCGTCCTGGCCCAGGCCGGGGGGCAGGAGCCCGCCAAGGACGCGTTCCAGCCCGAGCCGGGTTGGAAGAGCCTGGGGACCAATCTCTGGTTCGATCCCGCCGCACGTCGGGTGGTCGTACGCGCCCGCGTCGCCCTCCGTGAGGGGCCCCTCGAGCATCTGCTCTGCTTGAAGGGGACCAAGGAGCACGAGTCGGTGCTGGCCACCGATGCCCCCGCGCGGGCCATTCACGCCGCGATCCTGCTCACCGGCGCGGAGAAGGGGAGCACCGTCCGCTTCCGTCCCGCTTTCGTCCCGCCCAAGGGGACGCCGATGGCGATCGAGCTGAGTTGGGTCGAGGACGGCAAATCGAAGACGGCCAATGCACGAAGCTGGATCAAGGACCTCAAGTCCGGTGGCACGCTGGAGACCGACTGGGTCTTCACCGGCAGCGAGCTCTGGCAGGACCCCGACTCCAAGCGAATGATCTACGGTGCCGATGACGGAGACCTGATCACCGTGGTCAACTTCCCCAGCTCCTTACTCGACCTTCCCTTCGCCAGCTCGGACCAGGACGCCAATCGAACGTTCGAGGCGAACACCGCGGCCATCCCCAAGGAGGGCACGTTCGTCCTCATGTTCCTCAAGCCGCGCGACATCAAGCCTGCCAACTCGAAGAAGGCCCGACCGACTCCCTGA